The Pelodiscus sinensis isolate JC-2024 unplaced genomic scaffold, ASM4963464v1 ctg59, whole genome shotgun sequence genome includes a window with the following:
- the IMP4 gene encoding U3 small nucleolar ribonucleoprotein IMP4, whose protein sequence is MGGFGVETGRSHVLGEESGGSAGAATMLRREARQRREYLHRRAQEERIRATEHRKEQLRQALEENRLLPTELRREALALQKSIEFDDQGAEGLVTHQDDEYRWAGVEDPKVMITTSRDPSSRLKMFAKEMKLLVPGAQRMNRGRHEVGALVRACKANGVTDLLVLHEHRGQPDGLIVSHLPFGPTAFFTLCNVVMRHEVPDIGPMSEAAPHLIFHNFTSHLGQRVCSILKYLFPLPKEDSKRVLTFANQADYISFRHHVYKKLDHRNIELSEVGPRFEMKLYSIKLGTLEQAATADVEWSWHPYTNTARKRQHLSTAPAGGLA, encoded by the exons ATGGGAGGTTTTGGTGTTGAGACCGGCCGGTCCCACGTGTTGGGGGAAGAGAGCGGCGGGTCAGCCGGAGCCGCTACCATG CTGCGCCGTGAGGCCCGGCAgcgccgcgagtatttgcaccgGCGGGCCCAAGAGGAACGGATCCGGGCCACCGAGCACAGGAAGGAGCAGCTCAGGCAGGCGCTGGAAG aGAATCGGCTGCTGCCCACGGAGCTGCGCCGGGAGGCTCTTGCGCTGCAGAAGTCCATTGAGTTTGATGACCAAGGAGCAGAAG GGCTGGTGACGCACCAGGATGACGAGTATCGCTGGGCCGGAGTGGAGGACCCCAAGGTCATGATCACGACCTCGCGCGACCCCAGCTCCCGCCTCAAAATGTTCGCCAAG GAGATGAAGCTGCTGGTGCCGGGGGCCCAGCGCATGAACCGGGGGCGGCACGAGGTGGGGGCTCTGGTCCGGGCGTGCAAGGCCAACGGTGTCACAGACCTGCTAGTGCTGCACGAGCACCGCGGGCAGCCAG aCGGACTGATCGTCTCCCACCTGCCCTTCGGCCCCACGGCCTTCTTCACCCTCTGCAACGTGGTGATGCGGCACGAGGTCCCCGACATCGGCCCCATGTCCGAGGCTGCCCCCCACCTCATCTTCCACAACTTCACCTCCCACCTGGGCCAGCGG GTCTGCAGCATCCTCAAGTACCTGTTCCCGCTGCCCAAGGAGGACAGCAAGCGCGTCCTCACCTTCGCCAACCAGGCCGATTACATCTCCTTCAG GCACCACGTCTATAAGAAGCTGGATCACCGCAACATTGAGCTGTCGGAGGTGGGGCCCCGCTTCGAGATGAAAC TGTACTCCATCAAGCTGGGCACGTTGGAGCAGGCGGCCACGGCAGACGTGGAGTGGTCCTGGCACCCGTACACCAACACGGCCCGGAAGCGCCAGCACCTGAGCACCGCCCCGGCCGGGGGCCTCGCATAG